The Chrysoperla carnea chromosome X, inChrCarn1.1, whole genome shotgun sequence genome includes a region encoding these proteins:
- the LOC123302388 gene encoding peroxiredoxin 1-like isoform X2, with product MPVPPIGKRAPEFAGTAVVNGQFKDIKLDDYKGKYLVLFFYPLDFTFVCPTEIIAFSDRADEFRKIGCEVIAASTDSHFSHLAWINTSRKEGGIGNMNIPVLADKSMATARAYGVLNEETGIPFRGLYIIDGKGILRQVTINDLPVGRSVDETLRLVQAFQFTDEHGEVCPAGWKPGDKTMKPDPVGSKSYFKQAN from the exons ATGCCGGTACCACCAATTGGAAAACGAGCTCCAGAATTTGCAGGAACTGCTGTAGTCAATGGACAATTTAAGGACATTAAATTAGACGACtataaaggaaaatatttagtattatttttctatCCATTAGATTT TACATTCGTATGCCCAACCGAAATAATCGCATTTTCCGATCGTGCTGATGAATTCCGTAAAATTGGCTGTGAAGTAATTGCTGCCTCAACTGACAGTCACTTCTCACATTTGGCATGGATCAATACGTCACGTAAAGAAGGCGGTATTGGTAACATGAACATTCCCGTTTTAGCTGATAAATCAATGGCAACCGCACGCGCCTACGGTGTGCTCAACGAAGAAACTGGTATCCCATTCCGCGGTTTATATATCATCGATGGTAAAGGTATTTTACGTCAAGTGACCATCAACGATTTACCAGTTGGACGATCAGTCGATGAAACCTTACGACTTGTACAAGCGTTCCAATTCACCGATGAACATGGTGAAGTATGTCCAGCAGGTTGGAAACCAGGTGACAAAACAATGAAACCAGACCCAGTTGGAAGCAAATCATATTTCAAACAAGCTAACTAA